The Coturnix japonica isolate 7356 chromosome 15, Coturnix japonica 2.1, whole genome shotgun sequence genome segment TACTTAGAGCTATTTTGCTGCAAGAACATCAATTTCTTACTCCAACGCAAACATttagagaaaacaatttaagtTATCAAGTTAGCACTTGAGTCTGCTGAAGGTCCTATACTTTATATAAAGTAAATTTTTCAACAGTatccaaaaagaaataaaattgtacTTCATCACAGAAAAGAGTATGGAAAGATACAGAAAGTCCTtcattacatatatacatatagaaaGTGACCTTTCCTGGAAATGCAAAGAtcatagtgattttttttttcctgcctgagAATCTCCACCttcctgcaggagaaaaagTTAGTCTAATGAGAAAAAACATCATGCTtacaaaatactgttgtttcttcatgtaaatcagcagaaaacataaaacatgaaAGCTGAGAAAGGTGATTCAGTTTGTAGCAAATATCATTCCCATAAACACTTCTCTTCCcctaagaaaggaaaatcaacaCATGAAATAATCCTTTTAAAAAAGGCTactaagcaaaacagaacaaaagagcttaagtaaaaagaaaataacaacatatagcagaaatgctaagtcatagcttgaagcagtgatagAACACCTGGTGGAAAGTCAGAGccagcccagagcagctcaggtAAATGCAACGTACCTGAGTGACCTGAAGAGTtagagccaggatccacccaTTCCCAGACCTaatttaagggttggcagtagAGGTAAGGGTATTTTGCTGcagattttttccttcctgaggCCTTCAAAATGTAAGCAGCtgttcccccccacacaccccttctccctttttctgctgctgtgttgagGCTTGTGTTCTCATTTGCTAAAGCCAAAGACTTTGTCACCCTGCTattgttgctgtgctttccccATCATATTATAGTATTACATGTTGCTGAGATAGCAAATTAAATTGTTAAAGACACAAGAAATCAGACTTACATATAACCTCCATATGTTGGAAATCTTAGTCTGCTTGGATTATCAAAGCAAAAATAGGGATtttaaaaatttcctttttctttgcctttgttttcaaGGCCATCAGGGTCATTCAGGATGCATGAAATGTTTTGCAATGCTGATACAACTAAACTGTTGAGTTCATTCTCTGAATAAACTTAGActaaaaaacagaactgctgacTTCAGAAAGACAACATACTGTTAAGACATCATTATATTAAATAAACTAAAATTTTAGCTAGGAATCAagctctgcatttatttcatgtaaCAAAACCAGATCTAGCTACACTTTTTCTCAACTAGGAAGTATATATGCATAAATTGTGACTTTGTTACCCAAACTTTTTGGGTACTTGCCAATTAACATTTCTTGTAAACCATAACATACCCTTATGATCTTTACTGAAAATAGCATAAAGCTGATAGTATCCAGTGATCCAGTCATAAACACCACTGCTTATCAGAAAATGTAATCTTGGGAACAGGAACAAGCACAGAATTTTATCATTCTTGCATTACACTCTTGACAGTTAACCTCTTACACCTTTCATAGAACAGTTATCTCCTTACACCCCAAAAATGCCAGAAGACAGTCACTTCAGAATTATTTGTACAGTTGAATATTGGCATTTTTTCAGCATATTAAATAACTGCAGATAAACAGAATTTGCAATGCTTGATCTGAACAAAGGAATACATTCTGTTCTTCCCGCCCCTCTTGGAACTAAAAGGGCAAAATATAGTTAGTTTTCTTATCATGGCTTTCAGGCCAGGGATACTAAAGCTTTGTagactgaattcctccatgctcGCAATGCAcagcaatacaaaaaaaaaaaaaattaacagagctgagaaattTTACTCGAAATGCACTTTTCCCATGTATATTAGAAAGGAACTTAAGGTGTTATGCAATACTTTTAATGGCAACAAAATCAGTAGcctaacatgaaaaaaaaaaaaagagagaaatacataacatctaagttgtttttttgtttgtttgtttgttttgttttttttaagagatcTCTTGAGAAGACAACTGAGAAGAACTAATGCTGGACAAAAATCTGTAACATCTTTAAAGTTGTCGAATTTTTTTATCAGTGCTTTTAATACCGATGTCCAGAATCTCTACTTTTTTGGTTAGCCGATCCAGCATATCATCTTGCTCCTCTATTTCTGTCTGCAGACCAAGAGCTAGATTTTTCAGACGACTCAACCCTGAAGACATCTCATCTGTCAAAGGAGAGATTGACCATAAGgattcaaagcagaagaaagcataTTGTTTTAAATGGATACAACCAGGATTTCCTCTCTTCCAAAACCTTGAGATAGAAAATATTAGTTACAACTGCTTAAGTCCAAGTATTCTCTAATAATGCAAGAAGCAAAATTTAAACACTACTTCTGCATTAAAATCAGAAAGTAATCATGTCTTTATTTCCATTACAAGTTAAatgcttaaaatgaaattcaatcTTTATGATGAAACACCCTCTAATGtagttttcactttttaaaagatCTTGTTGAAAACTGGACTGTATCTTTTCTCAGCTCAGTATTAACTATAAGCTATTTTTTCCCAACTGATCTGCATGCAGAGATATTCTAAATGTATTGAAGATTTAAGCAGTTAATTGTTTAACGCAgatgagaaaattaaatttccaGAATTTATTTGACTACAAGAAAACTATGCTATTGTGTGACCGATTGGTACAGATGCTTCTGAACCTCGTAAGTTTCGAGCGATTTGGGAGTAAAACAAATGTGCTTCCACTAACTCTTACGTTTGATTATTTCTCTGATTTACTCCTTTCTGATTTCATTCCAGTCTCTTCTTTCTGGGTCTGCTAAATAGTGACACATGTAAGCAAAGTGGCACTTAGTGTATATACACTACagtaaaaagaagagaaagcctgctgaatgtttttggaagtaataaaaaaatgcagcaaatacacaatttaattatttagaaCCTTTCAATTGTTCtattttctgcaaaacatatttatttcaaaagttGCACACAGTTTTAAGTTCTCTTGTTCCAAATCAATGTACAGTTTAACACATCCATGATACAGCTGTCAGTCTGATAAGTGCAATGTATCTTTCAAGATAACTGGTAAACTTTTCATAATGAGGTAATAAGTACCATACTGCTCTAATCCAGATGTCAAGTAGAATCATTACTGTTTTAAATACTACTAGTATCTTAAtaaggctgttttgtttttgtcattctATCCTAATGATATTTAAGTTACAGGATGATTCAAAGAAATATTAACCTATCCTGGGATACATCAGCACCACTTCCTCATCAAAGACCAGACATTTGCTTGCACATTCACATTTAATAAGACTGCTTTCGACCTAAGAGGACTCATCCTTTTGGTGCAGATGATTTGCAAAGACAATCTTCAAGcgtttttgtgtttgttttgttttttttttaatatcaaagcTCACATGAATTATACAAAAAAAGTTATTGCGAATATATTACTTTTCTCTGGGTTGAgaacaaaaaaactgaaaattgtaCTATGTCAAACAGCTTCAATTTTCTCACTTACCTAAGTTGTTATCAATTTTTTTGTGGTAAGCTTGCAGACATTGATTCTTTGGATAGGTATCCTGTTGCACTGGAGAAGTTGAATCTATGTTGCTGAAATCACTATCTGctaagaatacaaaataaagtatACAATAAAGAAGAATTGTGTTTTGGAAAGATATCAAAACTTAATTTGAATATAGATGTCATGTACATTTAGCATTCCCTCAGGTAAAGGCACTAGCGAGTCACTTCTGCCCTCTGTTGGACAGGCTCATAACGTTACGTGAAACATAATGGATATTGATGTtatcagaaagcatttcttagAGAATTACAAATTGGGAATGCTAGGAGGATACCAGTCTCCAGAAGTTAGGCAGCAACACAAGTCAGCAGTTGATCCTACTTTCACCACTGAGCAAGTTCCCTCCACTTTGACGACAGGCATTTagtataaaataaacaaacctgAATTATCTAGGCGCCTTAAATTTGGATGACTTTCCTGGTATTTTGAGTCTTGTTCTTTGCTAGACATCATTGCTTCTTTTAATCTGGTAATAGAAAGAATAAAGCATTCTTACAGATCAAAGGTTTCATTCTAAATCAgttaaaaagcaacagacaTTAAAATTATCCAACAAAAGAGAACTTCCTAGACATGATCCAACATGTCCCTTTACAAATAATTATTATCACAtcttcagtgaaagcagaatCAGTTGCTCTAGTGCTGAAAATAGCGTAAGCTTTGATATCAAGAACAAAACCACATCTGCAGTCTTGAAGGCAACCTATTCCTTTCCtctaattgaaaataaaaaagggaagcAGGAAAATCAATCCATGCAGCACTACCATGTTTTACATAAATTTCTCAGCTGAAGACACAGATGTACTATAAGACATagtaattcatttctttttataacttttaataaataaagttgAAAAAGATGCATAGTATTTAAGAAGAAGCATGCCAACGCTGCAAAATCATGATTTCCTACTACAATTGAATAAAGCATGATGATCCAGGGGACTCTAAAAAATAACTTGTGAATAAATTCATAAAAATCTTAAGTTATTGTTACCGTTAGAaatataagatttttttttttttcagagttaaaGCAAAAAGGGAACCAGACACCATCTCAGGAGTTTACAGATTCAATACATTATTTgttaattctgatttttctggtGACAGTTCAGAGATGTtatgggggaagaaaaaaaaaaagcaaatggtCTAACTGAGGAgctcaggagaaaaacacaTGAATGAAACTAGTGATGCtgtgaggaaacagaagaaactcTCTTTCTTAAAATCAGATAATTGGAGAGGGATCAAAGAGCACATTGTAGACAGCCAAGACCCTAGTAACAGAATGAGGAGTATATGACAGCACTGCGTCCCACTTCAAGGCTTACTCTAGAAGAACTGCTCTAGATCCAGATTCTCTCAGAAGATTTCTGATGACAGGTAATTCCCCTGCTTGAACCCAAGAAAACAGCATCATGCCCtgataaaattttcattttacttacCTACTGTTGCCATAATATTCAGGCATCCCATTCTGTTCTGGTTTGTTCTCAGGTGGCTTGGCTTTAAAGTAGTTAACCAGGCCTCCAAAAACACTCTTAATGCTATTTATGTGCCTTTGACTAGTCTTCAGGTCCTGGTCCATTTTATCAACCATTAGTTCTGTACGCTTCAGTGCCTCTCCTTGACGTACGAGCTCCTAATGGATATTGACAGATAAAATGAAGCTAGTAAAGCCAAGGTAAGCTGAAACATCAAGCATTTCAATAAacgtgctttaaaaaaaaaaaaaaaaaaaaagcctctatGAACTATGCAGGCTACTCCTAAAGTCATGCAGCCTTTTCACTCACTCCTGTTGTTCTGGGGCATTTCAGTGAAAAGCTGGCAGTAAGGTACAGCATTGGCCAGCTACAAAATTTTTGCACAACCAGTTTCTCGGTATGTACTACAAAAGGGATTCAGGCACTTCCCATGCTGGCCTTCTGTCAGTTTGTATTGCTTCTTGATGGAACAAATATTGCACCTAACGGACAATGTAGTGAAAATGCAAAGGTTTAcaacagggaaataaaaactACGTCTAGTTCTGAAACTGGAAATTAACAAGGGATGCTATTTTCATATTGCTAGGTTGTTCCAGATGATTTATAAACAGACTAGTTAAAGAAAGTAAATAGAGctagaatttttttcttcctgcaggatTAGTTTTAAGGTAATGCTAACGGTGCAGAAGTTATAAATCCTGGTATGCACAGCTgtgttattttgtatttcagtggtATTACGCCAAACCAATCCAAAGATTCATTCTGACAGAAGACGTGCCCTCAGCTAATGCCAATGCAAAACCAAGGACTTGCGTTTATCTACAGAACTCCAGAATTACCATTAACATTAAGCTAAGGCCCAATTCTTGGTCCCTCATTTCAGCCATTTGTAGCTCGCTAAgctgcccccagcactgctcctggagCCACCCCGGCAGTCACGGTGCAGCACTCAGGCAAATTCCCAATTACCGGATGACATCACAGCAAGGCCCTCGTTAGCGATGTCTGAGTATAGACTGCACTCCAAAACAAGCACGTGAGAATTAAGGAAATGATTAACAGAGGTGGAACCAAGAGCGTAATCGACAACAAAGCACGCAGACTTCTTATTTCAtcagagagctgctgaaaaCTAAGTATATATGCACTGTTAATAAAACCCAGTAAGAAACTGACACGGCTGAGTTCTGCTCTCAGTGTAAGAGGAATCTAACTGGGATTTCACGCTTTAAAAACCAGCCTTCACCAGCAGCAAACCGTGACACGGAGGGGCGTGCTGCCTCTGAGACGCCGATCGCCGAGAAGCAACGACAGCGCCCAGAGGACGGGAAAACATCAGCACCAAAACCCACAacggcgcggggcggcgggagGGAACAGCCCGGGCCGGGAACAggggcggccccgccgccgggTCGGTGCCGCAGGGGCCCAGACTCACCTCGGAGGTGGCCACGCCGATGCGCTCGGACTCGTAGAGCAGCGAGAGGGAGCGCGCGGTGCTGTCGGCGGTGGCGGCCGTGCGGCgcagcacctcctgctgcagggagcgCTGCCGCTCCGCGCCGCGCACCTCTCCGCCGCCCCGCGTCTCCTCTTCGTCCTCATCGAAGGGGTTGTAGCTCCTCGACGCGACCGACATGGCGAACCCCCACACCCCGCTCACGGAGCCTTCGCTCTTCCGCCCGCACGCACTGGGCGGCACTACCGCTTCCCCGGGGCGGGCCGAGCGCTCCGCTCAGCGAGGGCGGTTCTGCGGCGGACGGGCAGGGCGGGGAGCTCCGGGCAGGGCGCCGCCATCTTCTCGGCGCGATTGGCGATCCACAATGTCGCGAGACGGGCGCTCTCGCGAGAGGTCTCCAGCCGCTCCTTGACGTCTCTCACGCAATGGCGGCCGCGACGGTtgcggcggcggcagcggcggcaGCTACGGCAGCAGCGGCAGCCGCCGCGACCGCCGCCGCGACCACCGGCGGCACCACTGGCGGCGCCGCAGCTCCTTCGGCGGGCACGGGCCGAGGGAGCGGCGTGGGAACCGCGCGGGGCTTCTACTTCAATACGGTGCTGTCGCTGGCGCGGTCGCTGGCAGTGCAGAGTCCGGCGCCGCTGGAGAAGGTGGGGGGGTGTGACTCGCGGGGGCTGTCGCGCGGGTGGGAGCTGGGCGCGAATGAGACGCGGGTGCGGTGAGGGAGAGCGCCCGGCTGTGCCCGTGTGAGCGCCGCGCAGTGCGTGGCTCTGCGGGATGAGCGCTGGCCGTGGGCGGCCGGGCGCTCTCGTGGGCCTGCGGCGAAAGGGCTGCGCGCTGACGAAACCCGGGCTGGGGCTCGTGGGGCGTAATTGGTCTTGGCCTTGTGGGAGCTGGTCGCGAGTGCAGCATTTGGTGAAGTCAGAGTGATGTTATTTGCTGAGATAGACATCTGCCGAATGTCGAACTCAGCAGGAGGGTCTCAGTCTAGGGAGGCGTTCTGCTGTGATCTCTGCTCCGCTTGGAGCTGTGGCCGTGAGGAGACGGCATCACAGCTTGGTGCCTGCGCGCAGGGTGGCACAGCTCTGTACCAACAACTGCTGTACGTGGCTGTTCTCACCCAGGTGCTACAGggcttttatttagtttttctgAAGTCCTGTTGTTGGTCATACACCTAGCTgcaaatcataaaatcatagaatcattatagttggaaaagacctctgaaacagtctagtccaactgtcagcccagCCCCGCCATGCCCGCTGAGCTGTgcccctctgtgccacatcgccccagggaggtgattgagtcaccgtccctggatgtgtttaagagcctGTTAGGGTGCGATGCTCAGATATAcaatttagcagagggttgttggaGGTAGGGtgctatggttaggctgcggttggacttggtgatctttgaggccttttccaacctgagttaTTCTATGATACTATTATCTCCACATTTTTAAATATCCCCAGGGACAATGgttccaccacctccctgagcactGTTTCTTCATATCCTGCTGTTTGCTCCCTGTTACctgttgttaatttttttcttcagtatgaGAAACTACAGTAGGAGTTAAATGATATCAGTAAGTGAGCTGTGTAATTATGATGCTTTGAAAagtttctgaaattcttttgaaatacaaaaagaagCTGACTCAAGCATTGCAGGAAACTGAAATCAACCCATGTCAAATAGTTGTAGATTTTCCCGGTATCTattactcatttctttttcttgggcCTTAGATGTTTTCATTCACACACTGATGCTTAAAGGAGGGGAATGTGGCCAAGCTGGGTGTCCTACAGGAACTGGAAAGAGCACTGTCCCCTTCAATTACAGGAGCTCTGGATGAGTGCTGAAATCCACAGCCTCCAAGACTGATTCTGAGCTGTGAAAATACTTGCATGTGTTTTGGTGCAGCCCTGACTTCTGCTTGGGGTGCTGTGGGACATGGATGTGATGAGTAGAGATggtccttaaaaaaaaaaaaataaattcaaaggtctactgagttgtttttttggttttgtttttctgttattgtgttttgttgttgttgctttgaaAGATGGTCCTAACGctcatttgtttggtttctttgcactgctctttgttttttggcCTTGTTCCCCATCgttctttcatttcactgttcttCAGGTACAGAAACTACTCTGTATGTGTCCAGTGGATTTCCATGGAATTTTTCAGCTCGATGAACGTCGCAGAGATGCTGTGATTGCTCTGGGAATCTTTCTAATTGAATCTGATCTTCAGGTATTTTCTCTGTTAGGCTTCCTCTTCTGAACTTGAATTGGATTAATTCAAATGCAGTAATTCAATTAATGaaaaattgttattatttattctaAAAGTTGGCATGATAAAAggtcagaaataaaagatggaGCAGGCAGGAGAGACAAGGAAACAAGAACAGTACTGATGCATATGATCGTTGCAGATTaaggagagacagaaaagaTTAATTAGTTTTATGTGGGCTTGCAGGTGGTGGTAGACTAGACGGAGGCAGTTGTGTAAAAATTTTAAAGGGTAGGTGATGAATTAACCACATAGCATTGAATTTGAGGTAGTAAACGAGGGAAGTGGCTTATGAGGGGAAGCATGATTCGTACTGTCAGGTTCGTAATAGCCTCATTATGCCTTAGCATTAGCTAGGATTAATCTTGTATTCTGATGTCGTATTTAGTAAAAcaagttttttcctccttagattgctgctgctgttctttttcccattccccttttcccttcctttccgGGCCGGGGGCCCTACGGGGCAGCTgcccctgtcacgggcacaggtaaatctaggtaacccgtgacagacACTCAGTTTATATAGTTGACTTTGTGTGCAGGCATCCCTGTTGTATCTAATTATGacaagctgttttttgttttgttttgttttttgtcctccagcactgcatgtggtattgttttttaaaacagaaaggaaatatatacTGGCTCCAGGGTCCAAAATCATTAGacttctttgtgcttttcagTTTCGCTAGGGTTTGAATTGGCCTGTGTTTCCACCTGTGATTCAGCTTGTATGCATAGTAGACTTTTTTTTGTAGTATGAAACTTAAGGCAATTGTATTCATTCCTCTTAGcatttttgtaatgttttcaaagccttcagttttaattaatcCAGGTCtg includes the following:
- the SNAP29 gene encoding synaptosomal-associated protein 29 isoform X1 yields the protein MSVASRSYNPFDEDEEETRGGGEVRGAERQRSLQQEVLRRTAATADSTARSLSLLYESERIGVATSEELVRQGEALKRTELMVDKMDQDLKTSQRHINSIKSVFGGLVNYFKAKPPENKPEQNGMPEYYGNSRLKEAMMSSKEQDSKYQESHPNLRRLDNSADSDFSNIDSTSPVQQDTYPKNQCLQAYHKKIDNNLDEMSSGLSRLKNLALGLQTEIEEQDDMLDRLTKKVEILDIGIKSTDKKIRQL
- the SNAP29 gene encoding synaptosomal-associated protein 29 isoform X2 — protein: MSVASRSYNPFDEDEEETRGGGEVRGAERQRSLQQEVLRRTAATADSTARSLSLLYESERIGVATSEELVRQGEALKRTELMVDKMDQDLKTSQRHINSIKSVFGGLVNYFKAKPPENKPEQNGMPEYYGNSRLKEAMMSSKEQDSKYQESHPNLRRLDNSDSDFSNIDSTSPVQQDTYPKNQCLQAYHKKIDNNLDEMSSGLSRLKNLALGLQTEIEEQDDMLDRLTKKVEILDIGIKSTDKKIRQL